A single region of the Anomaloglossus baeobatrachus isolate aAnoBae1 chromosome 2, aAnoBae1.hap1, whole genome shotgun sequence genome encodes:
- the OVCA2 gene encoding esterase OVCA2 produces the protein MAAPTVGTPACTQVLRILALHGYWQNEHSFRERTGTLRKNLKKRAELVLISAPLSIPDTEGQLEDPRGWWFSDPEKNSFNAMDETKCCSGLEESLDTVAKAFSELGPFDGILGFSQGAAFVAILCALKQQGDPRFQFDFAILFGGFKSRATEHAHFYKEAITVPSLHVYGDTDRVIPGEMSQELAAHFVNPLLHSHPGGHYIPVCAAQKKVYFPFLDSFRK, from the exons ATGGCGGCGCCCACGGTTGGCACTCCTGCCTGCACACAGGTGCTGCGGATCCTGGCGCTGCACGGTTACTGGCAGAATGAGCACAGCTTCCGGGAGAGGACGGGGACTCTGAGGAAGAACCTGAAAAAGCGCGCAGAGCTCGTCCTGATCAGCGCCCCCCTCTCTATCCCAGACACGG AAGGACAATTAGAAGACCCCAGAGGCTGGTGGTTCTCCGACCCTGAGAAGAATAGTTTTAATGCCATGGATGAGACCAAGTGCTGCTCAGGATTAGAGGAATCCCTGGACACTGTGGCAAAGGCTTTTTCCGAACTTGGACCCTTCGATGGTATCTTAGGGTTTAGCCAAGGAGCCGCGTTCGTGGCAATACTGTGTGCACTGAAGCAACAAGGAGATCCCCGCTTCCAGTTTGACTTTGCAATACTGTTTGGTGGCTTCAAAAGCCGTGCGACTGAACATGCACATTTCTACAAAGAAGCCATCACGGTCCCGTCCCTCCATGTTTATGGGGACACTGATCGTGTTATCCCAGGCGAGATGAGCCAAGAGCTGGCCGCACATTTTGTAAACCCGCTGCTGCACTCGCATCCAGGAGGCCATTACATCCCAGTGTGTGCCGCTCAGAAGAAAGTATACTTTCCCTTCTTGGACTCTTTTCGAAAATAA